The proteins below come from a single Dasypus novemcinctus isolate mDasNov1 chromosome 22, mDasNov1.1.hap2, whole genome shotgun sequence genomic window:
- the LOC101432742 gene encoding patr class I histocompatibility antigen, A-126 alpha chain-like: MAPGTLLLLLSGTLALTQAREGPHSLRYFSTIVSRPERGDTHYIAVGYVDDWQGVRFDSDAESPRLEPRAPWVQQEGPEYWGEQTRRAKKNAQDFRKDLWTLRGYYNHSEAVPHTYQMMYGCDMDPDGRLLRGYNQYAYDGDDYIALNEDLLSWTAADTVAQITKRKWEEERNAHFEKGYLEDRCVKWLQRYLERGKETLLRTDPPRTHMTRYPISNRHVTLRCWALGFYPAEIMLTWQRDGEDQTQDMEFVETRPAGDGTFQKWAALVVPSGEEERYTCQVQHEGLPEPLTLRWEPPSWPLILIVGIVATLVILGVSVVAAVLIWKRRKSSGRTGGRYAQAASNDSAQGFDVSLEASRA, translated from the exons ATGGCGCCGGGGACCCTCCTCTTGCTGCTCTCGGGGACCCTGGCCCTGACCCAGGCCCGGGAGG GCCCCCACTCCCTCAGGTATTTCAGCACCATCGTGTCCCGGCCCGAGCGCGGGGACACCCACTACATCGCCGTGGGCTACGTGGACGACTGGCAGGGCGTGCGGTTCGACAGCGACGCGGAGAGTCCGAGGTTGGAGCCGCGGGCGCCGTGGGTGCAGCAGGAGGGGCCCGAGTACTGGGGGGAACAGACGCGGAGGGCCAAGAAAAACGCGCAGGATTTCCGGAAGGACCTGTGGACCCTGCGCGGCTACTACAACCACAGCGAGGCCG TGCCTCACACCTACCAGATGATGTATGGCTGTGACATGGATCCCGACGGGCGCCTTCTCCGCGGGTACAATCAATACGCCTACGACGGCGACGACTACATCGCCCTCAACGAGGACCTGCTCTCCTGGACCGCGGCGGACACGGTGGCTCAGATCACCAAACGCAAGTGGGAGGAGGAACGTAATGCACACTTTGAGAAAGGCTACCTGGAGGATAGGTGTGTGAAGTGGCTGCAGAGATAcctggagagggggaaggagacgCTGCTGCGCACAG ACCCCCCAAGGACACACATGACCCGCTACCCCATCTCTAACCGTCACGTCACCCtgaggtgctgggccctgggcttctACCCCGCGGAGATCATGCTGACCTGGCAGCGGGACGGGGAGGACCAGACCCAGGACATGGAGTTTGTGGAGACCAGGCCTGCGGGGGACGGAACCTTCCAGAAGTGGGCGGCTCTGGTGGTGCCTTctggagaggaagagagatacaCGTGCCAGGTGCAACACGAGGGGCTGCCCGAGCCCCTCACCCTGAGATGGG AGCCCCCTTCCTGGCCCCTCATCCTCATCGTGGGAATCGTGGCTACCCTGGTCATCCTTGGAGTGTCCGTGGTGGCTGCAGTTCTGatctggaagaggaggaagagctcAG GTAGAACAGGAGGGAGATATGCTCAGGCTGCTT CCAATGACAGTGCCCAGGGCTTTGATGTGTCTCTCGAGGCTTCTAGAG CGTGA